A stretch of Candidatus Neomarinimicrobiota bacterium DNA encodes these proteins:
- the pstB gene encoding phosphate ABC transporter ATP-binding protein PstB codes for MEFKTHISVRNLNVVYGKEQALKDISVDIPDRKITAIIGPSGCGKTTLLKSFNRLIDSIEGVRVSGKVFVNGEDIFNPKTEVTHIRRKMGLLSQKPYPLPMSIYDNVAYGPRIHGIKRKKKLDRLVEYYLQESSLWSEVKDRLHTPASSLSVGQQQRLCLARGLAVEPDIILGDEPTSALDPTASQRIEEKFLELRDRYTIVIVTHILRQARRLADYVIFLYLGELIEHGPADDVFSHPKHELTEGYIKGVIG; via the coding sequence ATGGAATTCAAGACCCATATAAGCGTAAGAAACCTGAATGTGGTTTACGGAAAAGAACAGGCCTTGAAAGATATATCAGTTGATATTCCAGACCGGAAGATAACCGCTATTATCGGACCCTCAGGCTGTGGCAAGACGACCCTCTTGAAATCCTTCAATCGTCTGATAGATTCCATAGAAGGCGTCAGGGTCTCCGGTAAAGTATTTGTGAATGGAGAAGACATTTTCAATCCCAAAACCGAGGTTACGCACATCAGACGGAAAATGGGTCTGCTGTCGCAAAAGCCCTATCCCCTGCCCATGTCGATCTATGATAATGTTGCCTACGGCCCCAGAATCCATGGAATCAAAAGGAAGAAGAAATTGGACCGATTGGTTGAATATTACCTTCAAGAATCGAGTCTTTGGAGTGAGGTAAAAGATCGATTGCATACCCCGGCGTCAAGTCTTTCAGTGGGTCAGCAGCAGCGGCTTTGCTTAGCACGGGGCCTGGCAGTGGAACCTGATATCATCCTTGGTGATGAACCGACCTCGGCCCTTGATCCGACAGCGAGTCAGCGCATTGAAGAAAAGTTCCTCGAACTGAGGGATAGATATACCATCGTCATCGTTACCCATATTCTGCGCCAGGCCAGGAGATTGGCGGACTACGTCATCTTTCTATATCTCGGTGAATTGATCGAACACGGACCGGCGGATGATGTTTTCAGCCATCCGAAACATGAATTAACCGAAGGGTACATTAAGGGGGTTATCGGCTGA
- a CDS encoding PstS family phosphate ABC transporter substrate-binding protein, whose translation MKIVLSSIIVVTLLLAVGCKKQAREQLGEGELAGTITMSGAWALYPMAVKWAEEFQELHPRVRIDVAAGGAGKGMADALAQVADIGNVSRDIYPEEIKKGAWWVSVTKDAVVPTVNERNPMLAKLLTKGVDRETFIAIWITGTVENWSEVIGEAVTEPIHVYTRSDACGAAKTWAKFLDGKQEDLLGVGVYGDPGLAEAVRNDILGIGFNNINYAYDAKSKAQVEGIKVLPVDLNGNGQIDSEEDFYDSRHEIVAAIATGRYPSPPARDLHFVCQGRPTRVVVTKFIEWVLTDGQKYVPESGYISLTAEKLHEGLKKLEGE comes from the coding sequence ATGAAAATAGTCTTAAGCAGTATTATAGTAGTCACTCTTTTATTGGCTGTCGGATGTAAAAAACAGGCCCGGGAGCAGTTAGGAGAAGGTGAGCTGGCAGGCACGATAACCATGTCGGGAGCATGGGCCCTTTATCCGATGGCGGTTAAATGGGCGGAGGAATTCCAGGAACTCCATCCCAGGGTAAGGATCGATGTTGCTGCCGGGGGTGCCGGCAAGGGGATGGCTGACGCTTTGGCGCAAGTCGCGGATATCGGCAATGTTTCCCGGGACATTTACCCTGAGGAGATCAAGAAAGGCGCCTGGTGGGTTTCAGTGACTAAGGACGCCGTGGTCCCGACCGTTAATGAACGTAATCCCATGCTGGCAAAACTGCTCACTAAAGGTGTCGACCGAGAGACCTTTATTGCTATCTGGATTACCGGCACTGTCGAGAACTGGAGTGAAGTCATTGGTGAAGCGGTGACGGAACCAATCCATGTCTATACCCGCTCCGATGCCTGCGGTGCGGCCAAGACCTGGGCCAAATTCTTGGACGGTAAACAAGAGGATCTGCTCGGGGTGGGGGTCTACGGAGACCCGGGATTGGCTGAGGCTGTCAGGAATGACATCCTGGGCATTGGTTTCAACAATATCAACTATGCCTACGACGCCAAGTCTAAAGCGCAGGTTGAAGGCATAAAGGTGCTGCCGGTGGATCTCAACGGGAATGGACAAATAGATAGTGAGGAAGATTTTTATGACAGCCGGCACGAGATCGTTGCGGCCATCGCTACCGGGAGATACCCCTCTCCACCGGCACGAGATTTGCATTTTGTATGCCAAGGTAGACCCACAAGAGTAGTAGTAACAAAGTTTATCGAGTGGGTTCTGACCGATGGTCAAAAATATGTACCCGAATCCGGTTACATAAGCCTGACTGCTGAAAAACTGCATGAAGGACTGAAGAAACTGGAAGGTGAATAA
- the pstC gene encoding phosphate ABC transporter permease subunit PstC has protein sequence MALGLYQRSRPILATKSLIELFFSSSWHPLRGEFGFFPFIMGTFWVTGVAVAIAVPFSLLTAVYLSEYAHKRVREWTKPLIDLLAGIPSVVYGIWGVLILVPLIKNHLAPLFGTFSTGYCVLAAGIVLSIMIFPIIIHVSAEVFRSVPYEVREASLALGATKWQTIKYVVLRKAMPGIVAAIVLGLSRAFGETMAVLMVAGNVARVPSSVLDPAYPLPALIANNYGEMLSVPLYDSALLLASLVLLLVVLFFNVISRIILIRIEKRMR, from the coding sequence ATGGCCCTTGGATTGTATCAACGGTCCCGGCCGATATTGGCAACCAAGTCTTTGATTGAATTGTTCTTTTCATCCTCCTGGCATCCGTTGCGAGGAGAATTCGGATTTTTCCCGTTTATAATGGGCACCTTCTGGGTAACCGGCGTGGCGGTGGCCATCGCCGTTCCTTTTTCCCTTCTGACCGCGGTGTATCTTTCTGAATATGCGCACAAGAGAGTACGGGAATGGACAAAGCCGCTCATAGACTTGCTGGCTGGCATCCCTTCCGTGGTCTACGGGATCTGGGGCGTCCTGATTCTGGTACCGCTGATTAAAAATCACCTGGCGCCGCTCTTTGGCACTTTCTCAACTGGTTACTGTGTCCTGGCGGCTGGCATTGTCCTGTCAATAATGATTTTCCCCATCATAATTCACGTGTCAGCAGAGGTATTTCGGTCAGTGCCCTATGAGGTGCGAGAAGCCTCTTTAGCGTTAGGAGCAACCAAGTGGCAAACAATCAAGTATGTGGTGCTACGCAAGGCTATGCCGGGTATTGTTGCGGCTATTGTTCTGGGCCTGTCACGGGCATTTGGCGAGACAATGGCCGTACTGATGGTAGCAGGAAATGTGGCCCGGGTGCCATCTTCGGTTCTGGATCCAGCCTATCCGCTGCCGGCGCTGATTGCCAACAACTATGGTGAAATGCTATCGGTGCCTCTATATGACTCAGCGCTCTTGCTTGCCTCCCTGGTCTTATTGCTGGTAGTTCTATTCTTTAACGTTATTTCCAGAATCATCCTCATTAGAATTGAAAAGAGAATGCGTTGA
- the pstA gene encoding phosphate ABC transporter permease PstA: MDGRKIEENFFKMLMIASTLLIISSLVLILTTVVVKGLPAMNLAMITQTPKGGYYLGKEGGILNAIVGSLYLAGGATFLAILISLPVVIYLNVYADKDSPLVNACRFSLDVLWGVPSIVFGAFGFTIMLFFGLRASLLGGIIAVSLLILPVMSRAMDEVIRMIPEELLEASYSLGATKLETALKVVTRQALPGILTAVLIAFGRGIGDAASVIFTAGFTDSIPSSLFRPAATLPLAIFFQLGTPFPEVQERAYASALILTGVILIVSIVSRILITRFTKHIVK, from the coding sequence ATGGACGGAAGAAAGATAGAAGAAAACTTCTTTAAGATGCTCATGATTGCTTCGACACTTTTGATCATCTCGAGTCTGGTTCTTATCCTGACCACCGTGGTCGTAAAGGGCTTACCTGCCATGAATCTGGCCATGATCACTCAGACCCCGAAGGGTGGCTATTATCTTGGGAAAGAGGGTGGCATACTAAACGCTATTGTCGGCTCACTTTACCTGGCAGGTGGAGCAACATTTCTGGCAATCCTGATCAGTTTGCCCGTCGTGATTTACCTTAATGTCTATGCTGATAAAGATTCCCCCTTGGTGAATGCTTGCCGCTTCTCGCTAGATGTCCTCTGGGGTGTTCCTTCAATAGTTTTTGGAGCTTTTGGCTTCACCATTATGCTATTCTTTGGTCTCCGGGCCTCACTGCTTGGCGGGATTATTGCCGTATCACTATTGATTCTGCCGGTGATGAGTCGGGCCATGGATGAAGTAATCAGAATGATACCGGAAGAACTGTTGGAGGCGTCGTACTCTTTAGGGGCCACCAAATTAGAGACCGCCTTGAAGGTAGTAACCCGACAGGCCCTGCCCGGAATATTAACCGCCGTCCTGATTGCCTTTGGTAGAGGCATCGGGGATGCCGCCTCGGTTATCTTTACCGCTGGCTTTACCGATTCTATTCCGTCCTCGTTGTTTCGCCCGGCAGCCACCTTGCCGCTGGCCATCTTCTTTCAGCTGGGAACCCCATTTCCAGAGGTTCAGGAGCGGGCCTATGCCTCGGCACTGATACTTACCGGGGTGATCTTAATCGTGAGTATAGTCTCCAGGATTTTAATCACCAGATTTACTAAGCACATCGTGAAGTAA